The DNA region ATCTTCTGGACGGTATCGAAAACAACACGATTCATCCCCAGTTGGGAACCGTCATGAAGCTTTCCAAGGCCCTGGACAGCGCTCTATCCCGGCTGATTTCCGGTCAGGGCAATAAACCGTACGAGATTACAAGGAAAGGCGAGCGCAAAAGCATCGCCCGCTCCACCTCGGGCAAAGGCGGCAAAAAGGTGTACAGCTACCACGCCCTGGCCCATGACGTTCACGGCCGGAACATGGAGCCCCTTATGGTGGAGTTGGAGGAAAACCCGGACGCGGAAATGTCGGTCCACGAAGGCGAAGAATTCATCTTTGTGCTCAGCGGCGTAGCCCACTTGAAAGTCGGGGACGATTCTTTCGACCTGGAGCCCGGCGACAGCGCTTACTATCTTTCCACCACCACCCACAGCATCACCGGCAAGGGCGGTAAGGCGACCATCCTGGCCGTATTATTCGAATAGGCGCCCGAACGGTGAAATTCACCTTATCCTGGTGAATTTCACCGTTGCATCCATTCCCGCTCTGATTTCCTAACTTTTGGTTAACACAGTTATCCCATTTTTTTCTTGTTTTTTTCCTGAGCTAATTCTAATTTCTTCCCTCTTGGTGGAAAATTGCCAGACAAAGCCCTCGCTTTGGCATTGTCATTGCTAATCCCTATTCACAACTTTTTCAGTTCAGGCGGGCCGGCCCTGCTTAGCCGGAAAACCGGTCCGCCGCAACCCGATGCATAAATGCTGTCCGTATTGGAAAGAGGTTTTACAAAATCTTTGCCAATACGCAGAACAGGACGGTTTTGTGTTGCCTGGTGCAAGCCAAAGGAGAATAAAAGCAATGATTCGCCTGAATAAAAGGAAACAGCAAGGGTTCACACTGATTGAACTTATGATAGTCATCGCCATCATCGGCATCCTGGCAGCCA from Desulfatibacillum aliphaticivorans DSM 15576 includes:
- a CDS encoding helix-turn-helix domain-containing protein, producing MDNKDIPSVNNDFFEGLTGKISQEDSKDSEDVGKRIQEIRTQRGLSLQELSQMTGFDVDLLDGIENNTIHPQLGTVMKLSKALDSALSRLISGQGNKPYEITRKGERKSIARSTSGKGGKKVYSYHALAHDVHGRNMEPLMVELEENPDAEMSVHEGEEFIFVLSGVAHLKVGDDSFDLEPGDSAYYLSTTTHSITGKGGKATILAVLFE